One stretch of Dokdonia sp. Hel_I_53 DNA includes these proteins:
- a CDS encoding mannosyltransferase, whose translation MPFHNTILSNKLVILCALLSATGLWYFGYEIQRSNFPLFIGLFAMLFALFYVTVANGKSHFLVLTVMAILLRLIFLPSIPNLSQDFYRFIWDGRMLASGINPYLSTPLSYIESGNLSIISQAEELYKGMGLLNASHYTNYPPINQFMFYLAGILSSKSILGATIVLRAIIILAEVGIIIYGKKLLEKVGLPTYHIFWYALNPFVIIEMTGNLHFEPVMLFFVILSFYLLVINKWIWSAVFFAFSIATKLLPLLLLPLFLNYFLTKGGKITTHFRSSYPLKVRFRESVKNLPKLIYFYLIILGLTLLTFLPFIKADFVANFGASIALWFKKFEFNASLYYIIRYIGFQKMGYNIIGTAGPFLSKVVVVCILMIAILRNNRKMLDMITGMLIATFIYFLLSTTVHPWYVATPLLLCVFTKYRFPLVWSFTVMLSYAAYGVSGFQENLWLVAIEYAIVIGFFIWEVFLKEKMPVEVLKSST comes from the coding sequence TTGCCATTTCATAACACGATACTTTCAAATAAGCTAGTAATACTATGCGCACTGCTTTCAGCTACAGGATTATGGTATTTTGGATATGAAATACAGCGCAGTAACTTCCCATTATTCATAGGGTTGTTTGCAATGCTCTTTGCTTTATTTTATGTCACTGTAGCAAACGGTAAATCTCATTTTTTAGTATTAACTGTCATGGCAATACTGTTGAGGTTAATATTCTTGCCTAGTATCCCAAATTTATCCCAAGACTTCTACCGATTTATATGGGATGGAAGGATGCTCGCTAGTGGTATAAATCCTTATCTGTCCACGCCACTTAGCTATATCGAATCAGGAAATTTATCCATTATTTCGCAAGCCGAAGAACTTTATAAGGGGATGGGTTTACTTAATGCCAGTCACTATACAAACTATCCACCTATCAATCAGTTTATGTTCTATTTGGCAGGTATTTTATCCAGTAAAAGTATTCTAGGAGCCACTATAGTTCTTCGTGCTATTATTATCCTCGCAGAAGTAGGAATTATAATATATGGTAAGAAGTTATTAGAAAAAGTAGGTCTTCCCACCTATCATATTTTCTGGTACGCACTTAATCCATTTGTTATTATTGAAATGACTGGTAACTTGCATTTTGAGCCAGTCATGCTCTTTTTTGTAATACTATCTTTTTATTTGCTAGTAATTAATAAGTGGATTTGGAGTGCAGTATTTTTTGCTTTTTCCATAGCTACAAAATTACTTCCCTTGTTATTACTACCATTGTTTTTAAATTACTTCTTAACCAAAGGCGGAAAAATAACGACTCACTTTAGAAGTTCATATCCTTTAAAAGTACGCTTTCGCGAAAGCGTTAAAAATTTACCCAAACTCATTTATTTCTACCTAATTATTTTGGGTTTAACATTGCTAACCTTTTTGCCTTTTATTAAAGCGGATTTTGTCGCAAATTTTGGAGCATCCATTGCGCTTTGGTTTAAAAAATTTGAATTTAACGCCAGTCTATATTATATCATACGTTACATAGGTTTTCAAAAGATGGGCTATAATATAATAGGTACTGCAGGGCCCTTTTTATCTAAGGTTGTTGTAGTGTGTATTCTAATGATTGCTATTTTGAGAAATAATAGAAAAATGTTAGATATGATTACTGGGATGTTAATAGCAACGTTTATCTATTTTCTATTATCAACGACAGTACATCCCTGGTATGTGGCTACACCACTTTTATTGTGCGTATTTACAAAGTATCGATTTCCTCTAGTGTGGAGTTTTACTGTAATGCTTAGCTATGCTGCGTATGGGGTTTCAGGATTCCAAGAAAATCTTTGGCTGGTAGCAATAGAATATGCTATTGTCATTGGATTTTTTATCTGGGAAGTATTTTTGAAGGAAAAAATGCCTGTGGAAGTTTTAAAATCTTCTACTTAG
- a CDS encoding TIGR03915 family putative DNA repair protein, with protein sequence MTEQYLYDGTFDGFLTGIFDYYDRKSIIIEFVKESKGTVNLFDAVYRVHTDESKAERVWKGILKKIGKITGRDIYKAFLSEEVGSEKILFNVIKKGFTGQKIEGDYGDPDALQLSKIVKKVGREKHRMDAFIRFRKTKDDIYFATIEPDFNVLPLNAIHFKNRYADQKWLIYDLKRSYGVYYDMEKLDYISLEVSKDINTNTAAGFYFTEDELLYQDLWKNYFKSTNIPSRKNMKLHIQHVPKRYWKYLSEKQP encoded by the coding sequence ATGACAGAACAATACCTCTATGATGGAACATTTGACGGATTCCTTACAGGCATTTTTGATTATTATGATCGAAAAAGTATAATTATCGAGTTTGTAAAAGAAAGTAAAGGAACAGTAAATTTATTTGATGCTGTTTATAGAGTGCATACAGATGAAAGTAAAGCAGAGCGTGTCTGGAAAGGGATTCTTAAAAAAATAGGAAAGATAACTGGTCGAGATATTTACAAGGCCTTTTTGAGTGAGGAAGTTGGTTCTGAAAAAATACTATTTAATGTAATTAAAAAGGGTTTTACAGGTCAAAAAATAGAGGGTGATTATGGAGATCCTGATGCATTGCAGCTGAGTAAGATTGTTAAAAAAGTAGGTCGAGAAAAGCATAGAATGGATGCTTTTATTCGGTTTAGAAAAACAAAAGATGACATTTATTTTGCTACGATAGAACCAGATTTTAATGTCCTACCTCTTAATGCTATACATTTTAAAAATAGGTATGCAGATCAAAAATGGCTTATCTATGATCTCAAAAGGAGTTATGGGGTTTATTATGATATGGAAAAGCTAGACTACATCTCTCTAGAGGTTTCTAAAGATATCAACACCAATACCGCAGCTGGTTTTTATTTTACCGAAGATGAATTGTTATACCAAGATCTATGGAAAAATTATTTCAAGAGTACAAATATACCTTCTCGTAAAAATATGAAATTACACATCCAGCATGTACCCAAAAGATATTGGAAATACTTAAGCGAAAAACAGCCATAG
- a CDS encoding ArnT family glycosyltransferase, with product MIKFLEKYPILSIILFVGTLLFPLLDAMDVTIMEARNFVTAREMLTENHWILTTNNGLPRYQKPPLPTWFSAVSASIFGIKSVWAMRLPAVLMVMLLGSMVFTLSRKLKLTSKHSTINGFISVTSLYVVLIAFEGPWDIYAHAFMIAGIYYLFQILQKNHNIKNWILAVVFIAASILSKGPVSLYALFLPFLISYLIVFRKGTLKKSWVLFTSSIIIAIIIGFAWYVYVRFADPEAFNAIAERETGNWTSRNVRPFYYYWSFFVQSGLWTIPAFISLLYPYMKSKVIHFKTYKFTLIWTLASVILLSIIPEKKSRYLMPVLIPLAINTGFYIEYLIRKFKNIKDRRETVPVYFNFGLLTVIFITLPIALSYFILANEVHFRIIGVISLILVFIIAILMVRSLLKRNVYRLFYLSVGAIAFTALSALTFIKDYSPNPNYTTFEDLNLNASIPFYAYERIAPTLIWNIGQKVPILSEKTLDLNKEAFYLLICENCDTPDEGQFSNFSKTDVGFLDINKALPDSKAYKLRKAGEVFLYKKKTK from the coding sequence GTGATTAAGTTTTTAGAAAAATATCCAATTCTCTCCATTATTCTCTTTGTGGGAACACTGCTATTTCCTCTTTTAGATGCGATGGATGTGACAATAATGGAAGCTCGTAATTTTGTAACAGCTAGGGAAATGCTTACTGAGAACCACTGGATTCTTACTACAAACAATGGTCTGCCTAGGTATCAAAAGCCACCGCTCCCTACTTGGTTTTCTGCAGTTTCTGCAAGCATTTTCGGGATTAAAAGTGTCTGGGCGATGCGCCTTCCTGCTGTATTAATGGTCATGCTTTTAGGAAGTATGGTTTTTACGCTTTCGCGAAAGCTTAAACTCACCTCAAAACATAGCACAATAAATGGATTTATTTCTGTTACGTCACTTTATGTAGTTCTTATCGCTTTTGAAGGCCCCTGGGATATCTATGCCCATGCATTTATGATTGCCGGAATTTATTATTTGTTTCAGATACTTCAAAAGAATCATAATATTAAAAATTGGATACTTGCTGTGGTATTTATTGCAGCTTCTATACTAAGTAAGGGTCCTGTCTCATTGTATGCGCTTTTTCTTCCCTTCTTAATTTCCTATTTAATCGTGTTTAGGAAAGGAACTCTTAAAAAAAGCTGGGTTTTATTCACTAGCTCCATAATTATCGCAATAATTATAGGGTTTGCATGGTACGTGTATGTGCGCTTTGCAGATCCAGAGGCATTCAATGCTATTGCAGAAAGAGAAACTGGAAACTGGACGAGTCGTAATGTGCGCCCTTTTTATTACTACTGGAGCTTTTTTGTACAAAGTGGTTTATGGACCATCCCTGCTTTTATAAGTTTACTGTATCCTTACATGAAGTCAAAAGTGATACATTTTAAAACATATAAATTTACATTAATCTGGACACTAGCATCTGTGATACTCTTATCTATAATACCAGAAAAGAAATCGCGTTATCTAATGCCTGTCCTTATACCCTTAGCTATAAATACTGGGTTTTATATAGAGTATTTGATACGGAAGTTCAAGAATATTAAAGACAGAAGAGAAACTGTTCCAGTGTATTTTAATTTCGGATTACTTACAGTGATCTTTATAACCTTACCAATAGCCCTTAGTTATTTTATATTAGCAAATGAAGTTCACTTCAGAATCATAGGAGTGATATCACTAATTCTTGTTTTTATAATTGCAATTTTAATGGTGCGGTCGCTGTTAAAGAGAAATGTATACCGCCTATTTTATTTAAGCGTTGGAGCAATAGCATTTACAGCATTGAGCGCATTAACTTTTATAAAGGATTATAGCCCTAATCCAAATTATACCACATTTGAAGATTTAAATTTAAACGCTTCGATACCATTTTACGCATATGAGCGCATCGCTCCTACTTTGATCTGGAATATTGGCCAAAAAGTCCCCATACTTTCTGAGAAAACTCTAGACCTCAATAAAGAAGCTTTTTATCTTTTGATATGTGAAAATTGCGATACACCTGATGAAGGACAATTTTCTAATTTTTCCAAAACTGATGTTGGCTTTTTAGACATTAACAAAGCACTACCAGATTCAAAGGCCTATAAGTTGCGTAAGGCTGGAGAGGTTTTTTTATACAAAAAGAAAACTAAGTAG
- a CDS encoding 1-deoxy-D-xylulose-5-phosphate synthase, with translation MQLSILDKIQSPLDLRKVPEIQLPLLAKELRKFIINILATKEGHLGASLGVIELTIALHYIFDTPNDNLIWDVGHQAYGHKILTGRKEIFHTNRQKGGISGFPNRGESPYDTFGTGHSSTSVSAALGMAMAASLKGQKERHHIAVIGDASIASGMAFEGMNHAGVTDANLLIILNDNAIGIDPSVGALKKYLTNVKKGTAREENIFEALNIKYFGPIDGHNLPELTATLEKLKTISGPKFLHVITTKGKGLALAEKEQITYHAPGKFNAITGVRDKESNAPQPPKYQDVFGHTLVELARENKKIIGITPAMPTGSSLKYMIREFPDRAFDVGIAEQHAVTLAAGLATEGMVVFCNIYSTFLQRAYDQVIHDVALQKLPVIFCLDRAGLVGQDGGTHQGVYDLSYLSCIPNLIIYAPSDDRALRNIMYTAQRGLRAPIAIRYPRGRAVHIDWKKPFREIPIGKGSCIQEGENIAIISIGSILKNVLDASAKITAEIGIYDMGFLKPLDTDLLDIIFDNYQHIITIEDGSKIGGMGSMVCDYAFAKAKQHINITVLGIPDMFIEHATVEEQQEEAGISVAKIVSLLENLA, from the coding sequence ATGCAGCTAAGTATTCTTGATAAAATACAATCACCTCTGGACCTCCGTAAGGTTCCAGAAATACAACTACCTCTGCTTGCTAAAGAGCTCCGTAAATTTATTATAAATATTTTAGCAACAAAGGAAGGCCATTTAGGTGCAAGTTTAGGCGTTATAGAGCTTACCATAGCATTACATTATATTTTTGATACACCAAATGACAATCTTATTTGGGATGTAGGGCATCAAGCTTATGGCCACAAAATATTAACAGGAAGAAAAGAAATTTTTCACACTAATAGACAGAAAGGAGGTATTAGTGGTTTTCCTAATCGCGGTGAAAGTCCTTATGATACGTTCGGAACTGGCCATAGCAGCACCTCTGTTTCAGCTGCATTGGGCATGGCAATGGCAGCGTCCTTAAAAGGTCAAAAAGAAAGGCACCATATAGCCGTCATAGGCGATGCCTCCATTGCAAGTGGGATGGCTTTTGAAGGAATGAACCACGCAGGAGTTACAGATGCAAATCTTCTTATTATTCTCAATGACAATGCGATTGGTATTGATCCGAGTGTAGGTGCGCTCAAAAAATACCTTACCAATGTAAAAAAAGGAACTGCTCGAGAAGAGAATATCTTTGAGGCACTCAACATTAAATATTTTGGCCCTATAGATGGTCACAACTTACCAGAACTTACGGCTACATTAGAAAAGCTAAAAACTATAAGCGGACCTAAATTTCTTCATGTTATCACTACAAAGGGTAAAGGTCTTGCACTCGCCGAAAAAGAACAAATTACCTACCACGCCCCAGGAAAATTCAATGCCATCACAGGGGTTAGAGATAAAGAGAGTAATGCACCTCAACCGCCTAAGTACCAGGATGTATTTGGACACACACTGGTTGAGCTTGCTAGAGAGAACAAAAAAATTATCGGAATCACACCAGCTATGCCTACGGGCAGTTCTCTTAAATATATGATACGTGAGTTTCCAGATAGAGCTTTTGATGTAGGTATTGCAGAGCAGCATGCAGTAACACTCGCTGCTGGTCTCGCCACAGAAGGTATGGTTGTCTTTTGTAATATTTATTCTACGTTTTTACAAAGGGCTTATGATCAAGTTATACACGATGTTGCCCTTCAAAAATTACCTGTTATTTTTTGTTTAGACAGAGCAGGATTAGTTGGTCAAGATGGAGGGACCCATCAAGGGGTATACGACCTCTCTTACCTAAGTTGCATACCTAATTTGATTATTTATGCACCAAGTGACGATAGAGCTTTGCGTAATATTATGTATACTGCTCAACGCGGGCTTAGAGCTCCTATTGCAATACGGTATCCTAGAGGTAGAGCCGTTCACATAGATTGGAAAAAACCTTTTCGAGAGATACCCATAGGCAAAGGTAGCTGTATTCAAGAGGGTGAAAATATTGCTATAATTAGTATCGGTAGTATTCTTAAAAACGTTTTAGATGCTAGCGCAAAAATTACGGCAGAAATAGGAATCTATGACATGGGCTTTCTAAAGCCCCTAGATACAGATCTTTTAGATATCATATTTGACAATTATCAACACATCATCACTATTGAAGATGGGTCAAAAATTGGCGGGATGGGTAGTATGGTTTGTGATTACGCTTTCGCGAAAGCAAAACAACATATAAACATTACCGTTCTAGGTATTCCAGATATGTTCATTGAACACGCCACTGTAGAAGAACAACAAGAAGAGGCTGGAATCTCAGTTGCAAAAATTGTAAGCTTACTTGAAAATTTGGCATAA
- a CDS encoding glycosyltransferase family 2 protein, giving the protein MEYRLTVVVPVYNEEENLARVEEAFTTYFKVAAAPTKVLFVNDGSKDQSLQMISAICERNSHFEFISFSKNCGLSAAIKAGFDYTDTELVGYIDSDLQTTPDDFNLLLEHIGNFDLVTGVRSNRKDSFVKNMSSTIANGIRRTFTHDGMDDTGCPLKILKTDYAKRIPMFKGLHRFLPAMILLQNGTIKQVTVSHFPRIAGEAKFGLWNRLLGPLMDCFAYLWMKKKYINYHVGSSSRG; this is encoded by the coding sequence ATGGAGTATCGTCTTACAGTTGTTGTTCCAGTATATAACGAAGAAGAAAACCTCGCTCGTGTAGAAGAGGCTTTTACAACATACTTTAAGGTAGCAGCTGCCCCTACAAAAGTCCTTTTTGTAAACGATGGGTCTAAAGATCAGAGTTTACAAATGATATCTGCTATTTGTGAACGCAATTCACATTTTGAATTTATTTCATTTTCAAAAAATTGCGGTTTGAGCGCTGCTATTAAAGCAGGTTTTGACTATACAGATACAGAGCTTGTTGGTTATATAGATAGTGATCTTCAAACAACACCAGATGATTTTAATTTATTGCTTGAGCATATAGGTAACTTTGATTTAGTAACCGGTGTACGGTCAAATAGAAAAGACAGCTTTGTAAAAAATATGTCTTCTACCATTGCAAACGGTATACGTCGTACTTTTACCCATGATGGTATGGATGATACGGGCTGTCCTCTCAAAATCTTAAAGACAGATTATGCAAAACGTATCCCAATGTTTAAGGGGCTACATCGTTTTTTACCTGCAATGATTTTATTACAAAACGGTACTATAAAACAAGTCACGGTTAGCCATTTTCCACGTATCGCAGGTGAAGCAAAGTTTGGATTATGGAATCGCTTACTTGGACCTCTTATGGATTGCTTTGCTTATTTGTGGATGAAGAAAAAGTACATTAACTATCACGTAGGATCCTCAAGTCGTGGATAG
- a CDS encoding putative DNA modification/repair radical SAM protein yields MNFERIKEKLNILADAAKYDVSCSSSGSKRSNKNKGLGDSSGMGICHTYTEDGRCVSLLKILLTNHCIFDCAYCVTRKSNDIKRAAFKVQEVVGLTINFYRRNYIEGLFLSSGIFKNADYTMERLIAVAKKLREEENFNGYIHLKSIPGASDELMREAGLYADRLSVNIEIPSEKGLKLLAPDKNRADFLKPMVKVKNEIIQYKSEKKLIKSTPVYAPAGQSTQMIIGASGETDAEIMYTSAYFYKKFQMKRVYYSGYIPISYDDRLPSIGTEVPMMRENRLYQTDWLLRFYGFDIQEILNKEYPNLDTDIDPKLSWALRNLDQFPIDVNRADRKMIARIPGIGMRSVHKIIYARRQRRLNWEHLKAIGISMNRAQYFLVCDSPQFDLKDRTPAQLKSLILRNSSSKWSGAYSNQLNLFGSNAPLTV; encoded by the coding sequence ATGAATTTTGAACGTATTAAAGAAAAATTAAACATACTTGCAGATGCTGCTAAGTATGATGTGTCCTGTTCGTCCAGTGGTAGCAAACGATCCAATAAAAATAAAGGACTAGGTGATTCTAGCGGAATGGGTATCTGTCATACCTATACGGAGGATGGTAGGTGCGTGAGTTTATTAAAAATACTGCTAACTAATCATTGCATATTTGATTGTGCCTATTGTGTTACTCGTAAAAGTAACGACATTAAACGCGCGGCCTTCAAAGTGCAAGAGGTCGTAGGTCTTACTATAAATTTTTATAGACGTAATTATATAGAGGGACTATTTTTAAGTAGTGGCATTTTCAAAAATGCAGACTATACCATGGAGCGTCTCATTGCAGTAGCAAAGAAATTGAGGGAGGAAGAAAACTTTAATGGGTACATCCACCTCAAGTCTATTCCTGGCGCTAGTGATGAGTTGATGCGAGAAGCAGGACTGTATGCAGATCGTCTCTCTGTGAATATTGAAATTCCATCAGAAAAAGGACTAAAACTTCTCGCTCCCGATAAAAATCGTGCAGATTTTCTCAAGCCAATGGTGAAAGTTAAAAATGAAATCATTCAATACAAGAGTGAAAAAAAACTCATTAAAAGTACTCCTGTTTATGCTCCAGCAGGTCAAAGCACACAAATGATTATAGGGGCTAGTGGAGAGACAGATGCAGAGATCATGTATACAAGTGCTTATTTCTATAAGAAGTTTCAGATGAAGCGAGTATACTATTCTGGATACATACCTATTAGTTATGATGATCGTTTACCTTCTATTGGTACAGAGGTGCCTATGATGCGCGAGAATAGACTTTATCAAACGGATTGGTTATTGAGGTTTTATGGGTTTGATATACAAGAAATTCTAAACAAAGAATACCCAAATTTGGATACTGATATTGATCCAAAATTGAGCTGGGCTTTACGTAATCTTGATCAATTCCCAATTGATGTTAATCGTGCAGATCGTAAAATGATTGCCCGGATTCCAGGAATTGGGATGCGATCTGTTCATAAAATAATTTATGCAAGAAGACAACGTAGACTTAATTGGGAGCATCTAAAAGCAATAGGAATCTCAATGAATAGAGCTCAATATTTCTTAGTATGTGACTCTCCTCAATTTGATTTAAAGGACAGAACGCCGGCACAGCTTAAGAGTTTGATATTAAGAAATTCAAGTAGTAAATGGAGTGGTGCATATAGTAATCAACTCAATCTTTTTGGCTCTAATGCTCCCCTCACAGTTTGA
- a CDS encoding lipid-A-disaccharide synthase N-terminal domain-containing protein produces MDSLSLLALLAQLLFGARMLSQWLLSEKSKKVVTPLTFWWLSLSGSFVLFVYGYLRNDFPLMLGQVLGYIIYIRNLQIQKQWRLLPLWSKILIIFIPIMIIIFGWNNGEFDIDALFSEKEMALWLLTLGIIAQILFTLRFVYQWLYAEKNKQATLPLGFWLFSFIGGLLSLLYFLYRADYIMVLSYSLGTFIYARNIYLYYNSKS; encoded by the coding sequence GTGGATAGTCTCTCCCTACTTGCATTACTAGCACAGCTTCTCTTTGGGGCTCGTATGTTATCACAATGGCTGCTTTCTGAAAAAAGCAAGAAAGTCGTAACCCCACTTACCTTCTGGTGGCTAAGTCTTTCTGGATCATTTGTGCTTTTTGTTTATGGATATTTACGCAATGATTTTCCCCTTATGCTGGGACAAGTATTAGGATATATCATATACATAAGAAATTTACAGATCCAAAAGCAATGGAGATTACTACCACTATGGTCTAAAATTCTTATCATTTTTATCCCAATCATGATTATTATATTTGGGTGGAATAATGGAGAATTTGATATAGATGCATTATTTTCAGAAAAAGAAATGGCACTCTGGCTCTTAACGCTAGGCATTATAGCCCAGATCTTATTTACTCTTCGCTTTGTTTATCAATGGCTTTATGCAGAAAAAAATAAGCAAGCTACCTTACCACTAGGATTTTGGCTATTTTCATTCATTGGAGGTTTGTTATCATTATTATACTTTTTATATCGCGCAGATTATATTATGGTACTCTCTTATAGTTTAGGCACATTTATTTATGCACGTAATATCTATCTTTATTACAACTCAAAGTCGTGA
- a CDS encoding pseudouridine synthase: MSRGAENSRKGKPSGRTGAGGKSKSGSRGTQPVRKSTNKPPKQKDKAFDAPKKSSQKKKDDGTMRLNKYIANAGICSRREADMYISVGNVTVNGKVINEMGYQVKLDDDVRFDGRRINPEPKAYVLLNKPKGFATTTSNDKGNTVMDLVSGSTKSRIQPIGRLGRNATGLLLFTNDDELMQRFTNSKKGVDKLYHVELSNNLKAADLERINEGIKIDGKTIQIEEIKYVDGAPKKEIGLRLKHIGNSVIRTIFEHLKYEVVRVDCVTIAGLTKKDLPRGNWRHLTKQEVINLKNG, encoded by the coding sequence ATGAGCAGAGGAGCAGAAAATAGCAGAAAAGGAAAACCATCTGGACGAACAGGGGCTGGCGGAAAATCAAAAAGTGGATCACGTGGCACACAACCTGTGCGCAAATCGACTAATAAACCACCTAAACAAAAAGACAAAGCTTTTGATGCTCCTAAAAAGTCTTCTCAAAAAAAGAAAGACGACGGCACTATGCGACTTAACAAATACATTGCAAACGCAGGTATTTGCTCTCGTCGTGAAGCAGATATGTATATATCTGTGGGCAATGTGACTGTAAATGGAAAGGTTATTAATGAAATGGGGTATCAGGTAAAACTGGATGATGATGTACGTTTTGATGGGCGCCGTATTAATCCTGAACCAAAAGCATATGTATTATTAAATAAGCCAAAGGGTTTTGCTACTACAACTAGTAATGACAAAGGTAACACGGTGATGGATCTTGTATCTGGATCTACAAAATCACGTATACAACCTATAGGCCGCCTGGGTCGTAATGCCACAGGATTACTTCTTTTTACAAATGATGATGAGCTCATGCAGCGCTTTACCAATTCAAAAAAAGGAGTAGATAAATTATACCATGTGGAGCTTTCTAACAATCTAAAGGCTGCAGATCTGGAGCGCATCAATGAAGGAATTAAAATAGATGGAAAAACCATCCAGATTGAAGAAATTAAATATGTTGATGGGGCTCCAAAAAAGGAAATAGGGCTGCGTCTTAAGCATATTGGAAATAGCGTGATTCGTACTATTTTTGAACATCTTAAATATGAAGTTGTACGTGTAGATTGTGTTACAATCGCAGGACTCACAAAAAAAGATTTACCTCGCGGTAACTGGAGGCATCTCACTAAACAAGAAGTTATCAATTTGAAAAACGGTTAA
- a CDS encoding nucleoside deaminase, with the protein MIEPYDDRYFMQKALQEAQVAFDQGEIPVGAVVVIDKKIVARAHNLTERLTDVTAHAEMQAITSASNYIGGKYLQQCTLYVTLEPCQMCAGALYWSQIGRIVYGAKDLQRGYSVMGTTIHPKTKVESGVLSQECERLMKLFFVDKRKLN; encoded by the coding sequence ATGATAGAGCCATACGATGATCGTTATTTCATGCAAAAAGCCTTACAAGAAGCTCAAGTAGCTTTTGATCAAGGAGAGATTCCAGTTGGAGCTGTTGTCGTAATTGATAAAAAAATTGTTGCACGCGCACATAACCTCACAGAGCGACTTACAGATGTTACTGCTCACGCAGAAATGCAGGCTATTACAAGCGCCTCAAATTATATAGGAGGTAAATACTTACAACAATGTACATTGTACGTCACATTAGAACCGTGTCAAATGTGTGCAGGTGCTTTGTATTGGAGTCAAATAGGACGTATTGTATATGGTGCAAAGGATTTACAGAGAGGTTATAGTGTGATGGGTACAACCATACATCCAAAAACAAAAGTAGAAAGCGGTGTCTTATCTCAAGAATGTGAGCGGCTTATGAAACTTTTTTTTGTAGATAAAAGAAAGCTTAATTAA